In bacterium, a single genomic region encodes these proteins:
- the pheT gene encoding phenylalanine--tRNA ligase subunit beta, with protein MLISYNWLKEYVDFDFSPTELADKLTNLGFETANVERIGDDTIIDLEITVNRGDCLSMIGIAREISVLNKTKLKIPSPPAFNLSKKLTQMVNILIVDPKLCPRYTGRIIEGVKVAPSPVWLRERLEKVGIRSINNVVDITNFVMMELGHPLHAFDYQTLMGKKVIICRAAPHEKILTLDGVSYELSQEMLIIADAERPIALAGIIGGEDSRVKEETTTILLECAYFNPQNIRQTTKQLQIQTESSYRFERGVDPEDLILVQDRATQLITEICSGKSISPIIDIYPKKFKKTIINLRIDRINRILGTSIKENEVKDILQSFGYGIKEEEKGIFLMEVPSFKHLDITREIDIIEEIAQIYGYEKIPITVPAGSFKVAMDYEYELSNKAKQILVSCGFYEVITYSFASPNFLAKTKIPLTNEVIITNPLREDENLMCPSLIPNILKVLQWNINRDNYDLKVFELGKVFSADKPLPKEQNVLIGAIAGNYHEPNWRDKTTILANFYDLKGVIEKLLQELCISGYEFLAGNHASLHPTRQTKLVYQDTPIGMMGELHPQIAKELKLPEGIYLFELNWDKLLSLINLEKRFKPLHRFPAVVRDMASLVKDEIDSSQITKIIEEVGEGLIERIKLFDLYQGDKIPTGYKSLAYSITYRKQEITLTDEEVNERHNKIIIELKNRLGVELRLE; from the coding sequence ATGTTAATTTCGTATAACTGGCTAAAAGAATATGTTGATTTTGACTTTTCTCCGACAGAATTAGCAGATAAATTAACTAATCTTGGGTTTGAAACAGCCAATGTGGAAAGAATCGGGGATGATACGATTATAGATTTGGAGATAACGGTTAATCGTGGAGATTGCTTGAGTATGATTGGGATAGCCAGGGAAATATCTGTTTTGAATAAAACTAAACTAAAAATTCCTTCCCCACCTGCATTTAATTTATCTAAAAAACTAACCCAGATGGTTAATATCTTAATAGTTGACCCTAAATTATGCCCGCGTTATACTGGCAGGATAATTGAAGGGGTCAAGGTTGCTCCCTCTCCTGTCTGGCTCCGAGAACGGCTTGAGAAGGTAGGCATTCGCTCGATTAATAATGTTGTTGATATTACCAATTTTGTGATGATGGAGTTAGGACATCCACTTCATGCCTTCGATTACCAGACATTGATGGGTAAGAAAGTTATTATTTGTCGTGCCGCGCCGCATGAGAAAATCCTGACTTTAGATGGAGTAAGTTATGAACTTTCTCAAGAAATGCTTATCATTGCTGATGCAGAAAGACCTATTGCCTTAGCCGGGATAATTGGCGGAGAAGATAGCCGCGTTAAAGAAGAAACAACAACTATTTTATTGGAATGTGCTTACTTTAATCCTCAAAATATCCGACAAACCACAAAACAACTACAAATCCAAACAGAATCTTCTTATAGATTTGAACGCGGTGTTGACCCGGAGGATTTAATTTTAGTTCAAGACCGTGCGACTCAACTGATTACAGAAATATGCAGTGGAAAATCTATCTCGCCAATAATAGATATTTATCCAAAGAAATTTAAAAAGACGATTATCAATTTAAGAATTGATAGAATTAATCGGATTCTGGGCACAAGCATTAAGGAAAATGAGGTGAAAGATATTTTACAATCATTCGGTTATGGAATTAAAGAGGAAGAAAAAGGTATTTTCCTTATGGAAGTCCCTTCGTTCAAACATTTAGATATTACCCGTGAAATTGATATAATCGAAGAGATAGCCCAAATATATGGTTATGAAAAAATCCCGATTACAGTGCCGGCAGGCTCTTTTAAAGTAGCAATGGATTATGAGTATGAACTATCCAATAAGGCAAAACAAATTCTGGTTAGCTGCGGCTTTTACGAAGTCATTACTTACTCATTTGCCTCACCAAATTTTCTGGCAAAAACTAAAATCCCCCTGACTAACGAAGTGATTATTACTAACCCATTAAGAGAGGATGAGAATTTAATGTGTCCTTCTTTAATCCCTAATATTTTGAAAGTGTTACAATGGAATATCAATCGGGATAACTATGATTTAAAGGTATTTGAATTAGGAAAGGTTTTTTCCGCTGACAAACCCCTTCCAAAAGAACAAAATGTTTTAATTGGGGCGATTGCCGGAAATTACCATGAACCTAACTGGCGAGATAAAACAACTATTTTGGCTAACTTTTATGATTTAAAAGGGGTGATTGAAAAATTGCTTCAAGAACTATGCATAAGTGGATATGAATTCCTTGCTGGAAACCACGCCAGCCTTCATCCCACAAGACAAACAAAATTAGTCTATCAAGACACTCCCATTGGAATGATGGGCGAACTACATCCACAAATTGCAAAGGAACTAAAACTGCCCGAAGGCATTTATTTATTTGAACTTAATTGGGATAAACTCCTTTCTTTAATTAATCTTGAAAAGAGATTTAAACCATTACATAGATTCCCGGCTGTAGTTCGTGATATGGCTAGTTTGGTCAAAGACGAGATTGATTCATCTCAGATAACAAAGATAATTGAAGAAGTTGGCGAAGGCTTAATCGAAAGGATTAAATTATTTGATTTATATCAAGGGGATAAAATACCCACTGGATATAAAAGTTTAGCGTATTCCATTACTTATCGTAAGCAAGAAATAACACTTACCGATGAAGAGGTTAATGAACGACATAATAAGATTATCATAGAACTTAAAAATAGGCTGGGAGTAGAGTTGAGATTGGAGTGA
- a CDS encoding hydrogenase iron-sulfur subunit, which translates to MINNNFEPEIVAFCCHYCAYGAADLAGSMRLNYPANVKIIKLPCTGKVDILYLLKAFEDGADGVYVAGCLEGNCHFIDGNIKAKRRVARAKKLLDETGIGGNRLEMFNMSASMGPKFAEVAREMTNKIQELGPSPLRK; encoded by the coding sequence ATGATTAATAACAATTTTGAGCCCGAGATTGTAGCTTTTTGCTGTCATTATTGTGCTTACGGGGCGGCAGACCTGGCTGGGTCAATGAGACTTAATTACCCAGCTAATGTTAAAATTATCAAATTGCCCTGCACTGGCAAGGTAGATATTTTGTATCTGTTGAAGGCATTTGAAGATGGGGCAGATGGTGTCTATGTGGCGGGTTGCCTGGAAGGAAACTGCCATTTCATTGATGGCAATATCAAGGCAAAACGCCGTGTTGCCAGAGCAAAAAAACTACTGGATGAAACCGGCATTGGTGGTAATCGTCTTGAAATGTTCAATATGAGTGCCTCAATGGGACCAAAATTCGCTGAAGTCGCCCGAGAAATGACAAATAAAATACAAGAATTGGGACCAAGTCCACTCAGAAAATAA
- the efp gene encoding elongation factor P, translating into MIGANDLRPGMTIELNGEIFSCTEFQHIKPGKGGAFVRLKLKNFSTGAVIDKTVRPEEKFPLIRISRKPMQYLYQEGGNYYFMDTESYEQFGLSKDMLSSNVNYLKENMEVTVLFHDETIIGIELPVTIELKVITTEPGFKGNTVSGATKQAELETGLKVQVPLFVEEGEILKIDTRTGEYIERVRG; encoded by the coding sequence ATGATTGGTGCAAATGATTTAAGACCAGGAATGACGATTGAATTGAATGGAGAGATTTTCTCCTGCACAGAATTCCAGCATATCAAGCCGGGTAAAGGAGGGGCATTTGTCCGATTAAAATTAAAAAATTTTAGTACCGGCGCGGTTATAGATAAAACCGTTAGACCAGAGGAAAAATTCCCATTAATCAGAATATCCCGCAAACCTATGCAATATCTTTATCAGGAGGGAGGTAATTACTACTTTATGGATACCGAATCTTATGAACAATTCGGTCTCTCAAAAGATATGCTAAGTAGTAATGTCAATTACCTGAAAGAGAATATGGAGGTAACGGTTTTATTCCATGATGAGACGATAATCGGCATAGAATTACCAGTAACGATAGAACTAAAGGTTATCACCACTGAACCAGGTTTTAAAGGAAATACCGTTTCAGGTGCAACTAAACAGGCAGAATTAGAAACAGGATTAAAGGTCCAGGTGCCTTTATTTGTAGAGGAAGGTGAAATCCTTAAAATCGATACTCGCACTGGAGAATATATAGAGAGGGTAAGAGGTTAG
- a CDS encoding Xaa-Pro peptidase family protein, with the protein MDRINKLQTILSKKKLDGLLVSNITNVQYLTGFTGSSADLLVTSQKIYFITDSRYLEQAQKEVHQGVEFIKEEKGLVKTLKKLLPKQKLKNLGLETDYLTYTQYQKLVKELTFVELVPTEGLVYKLRLIKEKDEIQKIKYACQIAEDAFKVLLPFINEGMSEHDVAIELEYLIKKKGGEIAFETIVASGWRSSLPHGRPSHKKLKMGDFVIFDFGARFKGYNCDLTRTLILGKPSPGQKLVYQSVKNAQEKVLENLRAGVEFAEVDKIAREKIAENGLKRFFGHNLGHGIGIEVHEIPHISSSNKTLMKSGMVVTIEPGIYIPNFGGVRIEDTVLITENGHKVLSDNVSKELIAL; encoded by the coding sequence ATGGATAGAATCAACAAATTACAAACGATATTATCAAAAAAGAAATTAGATGGATTATTAGTATCTAATATCACCAATGTTCAGTATCTAACAGGATTTACAGGCTCTTCGGCTGATTTGTTGGTTACTTCCCAAAAGATATACTTTATTACGGATTCAAGATACCTTGAACAGGCACAAAAAGAAGTCCATCAGGGTGTTGAGTTCATTAAAGAAGAAAAAGGGTTAGTTAAGACCTTAAAAAAACTCCTGCCAAAACAAAAACTTAAAAATTTAGGTTTAGAAACTGATTACCTGACTTATACTCAATATCAAAAACTCGTTAAAGAATTAACATTTGTAGAATTAGTTCCAACCGAAGGATTGGTTTATAAGTTAAGATTAATCAAAGAGAAAGATGAAATACAGAAGATAAAATATGCCTGTCAAATAGCAGAAGATGCCTTTAAAGTCCTATTACCGTTTATCAATGAGGGTATGAGTGAGCATGATGTTGCCATTGAGTTAGAGTATTTAATCAAGAAAAAAGGCGGCGAGATTGCCTTTGAGACAATTGTTGCTTCAGGCTGGCGTTCAAGTCTGCCGCATGGAAGACCATCTCATAAAAAACTAAAGATGGGTGATTTTGTTATATTTGATTTTGGGGCGAGATTTAAAGGTTATAATTGCGATTTAACTCGCACTTTAATCCTTGGTAAGCCATCGCCAGGACAAAAATTAGTTTATCAATCTGTCAAAAACGCACAAGAAAAGGTATTAGAGAATTTAAGAGCCGGGGTAGAATTTGCTGAGGTAGATAAAATTGCCCGTGAAAAAATTGCCGAAAACGGTTTAAAACGATTCTTTGGACATAACTTAGGACATGGTATAGGCATCGAGGTTCACGAAATACCTCATATATCTTCTTCAAATAAAACCTTAATGAAATCAGGTATGGTTGTAACCATTGAACCGGGTATCTACATTCCAAACTTCGGTGGAGTAAGAATCGAAGATACAGTGCTGATAACTGAGAATGGGCATAAGGTATTAAGCGATAATGTGTCTAAAGAATTGATTGCATTATGA
- a CDS encoding DUF5618 family protein, translating into MKKEYDKKSLASDYFNEAVRFYKNGKEILKNVPIVYKSYEDSKPVAEAAGICYLSMLKALDGYLILKGIDKANLPTSYQGYWQTLSKDMVHNGKVKSAIKIAYENLHIFGYYRGGTGVSMIKEGFQCAKFVIEHLSHKKIT; encoded by the coding sequence GTGAAGAAAGAATATGATAAGAAATCTTTAGCCTCAGATTATTTTAATGAGGCAGTTAGATTCTATAAGAATGGAAAAGAGATATTAAAAAATGTCCCGATTGTATATAAAAGTTACGAGGATTCAAAACCCGTAGCAGAGGCAGCCGGAATATGTTATCTTAGTATGCTGAAAGCTTTAGATGGGTATCTTATTCTAAAAGGGATAGATAAGGCTAATTTACCTACTTCTTATCAGGGCTATTGGCAAACATTATCTAAAGATATGGTTCATAATGGTAAGGTAAAATCTGCCATAAAAATTGCTTACGAGAACCTTCATATCTTTGGTTATTATCGAGGTGGAACTGGAGTTTCAATGATAAAAGAAGGTTTTCAGTGTGCTAAATTTGTGATTGAACATCTATCTCATAAAAAAATTACCTAA
- the aroQ gene encoding type II 3-dehydroquinate dehydratase, with amino-acid sequence MNKILVIHGPNLNLLGKREPEVYGNITLAEINQRLKELANEKQIDLKIIQSNHEGEIVDEIGKADAKFIIINPGAFTHTSIAIRDAIAATGIPTIEVHLSNIYKREEFRHKSLIAPVCIGQISGFGVTGYLLAFQSAIELMKSRG; translated from the coding sequence ATGAATAAAATATTGGTTATCCATGGTCCTAATCTAAATTTATTAGGGAAAAGAGAACCCGAAGTCTATGGGAATATAACCCTTGCGGAGATTAATCAAAGATTAAAAGAATTAGCCAATGAAAAGCAAATAGACCTGAAAATCATTCAGAGTAATCATGAAGGTGAGATTGTAGATGAGATTGGCAAGGCAGACGCTAAATTTATTATAATTAATCCCGGGGCATTTACGCATACAAGTATTGCTATTCGTGATGCCATCGCCGCCACAGGTATTCCAACGATAGAGGTACATCTATCTAATATTTATAAAAGAGAGGAATTCAGGCATAAATCCCTGATTGCACCTGTTTGTATTGGACAAATTAGTGGTTTTGGAGTAACTGGTTATCTGTTAGCCTTCCAGTCTGCTATTGAATTGATGAAAAGTAGAGGGTAG
- a CDS encoding GxxExxY protein, producing the protein MFNTTLGPGFLESIYHNTLKVEFARQNIIFESEKEVKIFYQGLEVGIHRLDLFVEDEIVVEIKTVEEISGKYYNQVRAYLKQWIKK; encoded by the coding sequence TTGTTCAACACGACATTAGGACCTGGTTTTCTGGAGAGCATCTATCACAATACCTTGAAGGTTGAGTTTGCAAGACAGAACATCATCTTTGAATCAGAAAAAGAAGTCAAGATATTCTATCAAGGTCTTGAGGTTGGGATTCATAGACTTGATCTTTTTGTTGAAGATGAGATTGTGGTAGAGATTAAAACTGTTGAGGAGATAAGTGGGAAGTATTATAATCAGGTTAGAGCATACCTTAAGCAGTGGATAAAGAAATAG